CTGCTGGAGGAAAATCTTCAGAGATAAGCTTGTTTGAATTTAAAGACGAGTTGTCATCATCAGAAAATGAAGCAAAAATCAGAGTTATTCATCTGTCACCAGATGCTCCTGCAATAGATGTATACTCATTGGAAAGCCCTTTAGTGAAAGCGCTCGAATACAAGAAAGCAAGTGTGTATGAGACACTACCAGAAGGGAATTACACCTTTGACATTAAACCCGAAGGACAAGATAAAGCCATATTTAATTTACCAAATGTCGAGCTGAAAAATGGGAAGAATTATACAATTATCGGGTTAGGTTTACTAAAAGGTGATCCAGCCTTCGATATGATTATTTCTCAAGATAACTAGTATTACCGAACAGGGACAAGTGAGCTGAATGATTGAGTTTAACGATGTTTGTAATAGAAATGTAAGATAAAACAACTTGTCCCTGTTAAATAAAATGTTTATGATAACAACATCATAAATATTTGGGTGATTAAATGAAAGGCGTTTCACGATTTTTAATTATTATCACAGTTATCATTTCTCATTTATTTCTACCGTCTTATCCTACTAGCACTGCATCTTTGTCAAGCACTAGCTCGCCATTTGATAGTGAAGCATATGTTGTTGTTGATGCGAACAGTGGCGAAAAGTTATTGGGGGAAAATTCGGACACCGTAATGTACCCAGCTAGTATAACTAAAATCGTTACAGCTATTATGGCAATCGAAACGCTAGATTTAGATGAGACTGTTACGATCAGTGAGGAAGCAGTCAATGCTGATGGTACAAGAGTTTACTTATTGGAAAATGAAGAAGTTACCGTTCGTCAACTTTTGTATGGACTCATGGTCAGTTCAGGAAACGATGCCGCTATCGCTCTTGCTGAACACATGGCTGGCTCAGTAGAAGCATTTTCTAAAGATATGAACGAGTTCGTTAAAAAAAACATAGGGGTATCTTCAACACACTTCACTAATCCCCACGGGTTATTCAACGAGGAACATGTTACTACTGCTAGTGATATGGCTAAAATCAGCGCATATGCCATGAAAAACAACTCATTCCGTGACTTAGTTGCGACAGAATCATATGAATGGATCGGTGAAGGTTGGGAAACCACTTTATATAATCACCATCCGTTATTAAGACAGCTAGAAACCGTCATAGGGATTAAAAACGGTTATGTAGAAAAGTCTGGATTTACACTTGTAACAGCAGCAGAAAAAGGTGGAACGGAATTAATCGTTGTGACATTAAACAGCACCACAAGTGCTCTTGGAAAACGAGATACTGAACGCCTTCTAGATTATAGTTTTAAGCACTATGAGACTCAGTGGGTATCTTTTGAGGATAGTTTAGTGACCCCAGGGTTTATTTATCCTGAGAAGGTTGGTGTGACTACTTTTAAAAACGAACCTGTTTCATATGATGTATCCAACAACGGATTTTTAAGAATATACGGAAGTGGAAACAGGCTTTTAGGGTTGAATAGTTTAGAACCCATCGAAATCGACAATAAAGAAAAAAAGGAGACCATACCTTCTGAGAGAGGAAAATTTGGTACCCTTTTAAGCTTTGAGTGGGTTTTTATAACTGGTTTTTTATTTGTGTAACAATGCGTTAAAGCTAGTGGCTCAGCAATTTATGTAACATTTGGTGACGTTTTTTTCCAATGGGACATAGACTGTTGAGCTTTTGTTTTCTCTAAGGAATCTTTAACTGTTTAAAGACATTCCTACTGATGTTAAACTAAAGGCATATATATTGTTTAGCTTTGTACTGCTGTGACTATTTATTCTCTTCTATTAAGAATAGAAGTTAGTGACATTATCAAAGTGCTAGACCATGTATTTCGTCTGAAATGCCGTTATCAGGAGGCTTGTTCACCATGAAATGGGCGAAGGTTGTAATTAAACACGTCATTTTAATCTCGTCAATTTTAATAGCATGTATGCTAATAATTATCTCGATTTCAGTATACTTATGGCAAACGACAGATGAAGGCCGTCTTCCTGCTAAAACGGCTGTAGTGCTCCATGCTATCAATAATAACCTTGTTAATTTAGACATAAATATACGTCCACCTGCGATTGTTTCAGGTGGGGGAAGTGGGGGAAACCCTTTACTTAGAGAGGATTTAGTCATTCCTGTTCAAGGTGATGTACAAATTCCAGTACGTATGTATCGCCCCCAAGGGGAAGGACCATTCCCTATCCTTATGTATTATCATGGCGGTGCGTTTATTGAAGGGTATGGGAGTTTGGAGACTCATGATAATATAATTCGGTCTTTGGCTGCGCGTACTAACAGTATTGTCATTGCACCTAGTTACAGGTTGGCACCAGATTACGTTTTTCCCACAGCCGTTGAAGACAGTTATTCAGCTATTGAATGGGCTGTGGAGCATGCAGATTCGCTTAACGGAGATCGCGAGAGGTTAAGTGTCGTGGGAGATAGTGCTGGGGGGAATATCGCGACTGTTATGACACTTATGGCACGGGATAGACAGGGGCCAGAAATTTCGTCCCAAGTATTATTATATCCATTAACGACGTTTCAGGATATCCCTTTAGAATCAAGAGAGATTTATGATAGTGGCTATTATCTGCTATCTAGACAAGTGATGTATTTAGCGAGAGACTTATATACACCTGACGAATTAATGTGGTCTCATCCTTATACGTCCCCTTTACAGGCGGAAGATTTGAGCAATCTGCCTCCAACACTTATTATTACAGCGGAATTTGATCCACTAAGAGATGAGGGAGAGGCATACGCAGATAGACTGGCAGAATTTGGAGTTCCTGTTAGAGCTACACGTTATCGAGGCGTCATGCATGGATTTATTTCATTTTACGAAGTCATGCAAAGTGGCAGGTATGGCCTACAAGAAACTGCTAGTTTTTTGCGGCAAGTTAACCAAGGGACGGTAGATGTAGGAGATGCCTATAACTTGCAAGTTAGACAACCACCGCAAGGATTTGACAGAGTGAGAGATCAGACTGAAGCTTTTGCCATAGCGGCATATTTAATCGGGAGATCTGGAGCAAATTTGTTTAGTACGCCCTGAAACCTACGCAACATAAAGGAGTTAAACTATGAAGAGAAAGCTGACAGTTCTAATTAATTTAATTGCTATCAGTTTACTTATTTTTAGCATTATATATTACGGGTACTATCTCTATATTGGAGCTTATTGGGGATTTACAGGGAGAATTTTAGTTTCTTTAGTGTCTGATGGAATCTTCCTTCTCTTTATACCTGTTAGTATTGGACTTTTCTTGAAAAAAAGATGGGCTTGGTGGTTAACATTAACCACTTTCATCGTCTTATTTATGGCTAAATTGGCTGGTATTTCGGCAAACATTTATTTATTAGTTTCAGGGTCTATAGCCGACATGTTAGGTGGTTCTCATCTTCTACTTGAAACTTTATATTTGCTGTTATATGGTTTAATCATTACCTTGTTTTCATTAAATATTATGAAGGAAAGCTTTGGAGTTAAACGTCCATTTACTGAGTGGTTTTGGCGTGTAGTTGTTGCGGCGTCCATCGTTTATGTCCTTTATTTTTTATTAACGCTTATTCTTTTATCAGTATTAAACCCACTCTAAGCATCCGTACATACACTTGCACAATTTAATTCCATAAATAAACTATTAAAACATGCTATAGGGGGCCACCACGTTGGAAGAAAAACTAAATACTAATGTAAAAGCGATTCAAATATCAGGAATTCGTCAATTCTTTAATCGTGTACAAGATTTTCCAGACGCTATTCAATTAACTCTAGGTCAACCTGATTTCCCCACACCAGACCATGTGAAAGTTGCTGCAAAAAAAGCGATAGACACTAATAAAACAACATATACACCTAACGCAGGATTACTAGAACTCAGAAAGTACGCATGTGAGTTTGTATCAAAAAAATACTCATTGCATTATGACTATGAAACTGAAATTATTGTAACAAATGGAGCTTCCCAAGGGATAGACGTGACCATGAGAACCATATTAGAACCGGGAGATCGTGTCCTTATTCCGGCCCCTGTTTACCCAGCTTACGAACCAATCATTCGTTTGTGTGGTGCGGAACCGATTTTTATAGACACGACTCATTCTGCTTTTAAGCTTACTGTCTCACAATTAAAAGCTCACATGGATCCTAAAGTAAAAGCTATCATTTTACCTTATCCTTCCAACCCAACAGGGGCGGTGTTATCAGAAAACGAATTAGTCAATCTTGCAGAATATTTGCAGAAAAAAGACGTTTTTGTAGTGGCAGATGAAATTTACTCAGAGTTAAATTACAGCAAGGTACATCAATCCATAGCTACAATAGAAGGCATGAGAGATAAAACTATTGTGATCAATGGCTTAAGTAAATCGCATGCTATGACAGGGTGGAGAGTAGGCTTTGTGTTTGCTCCAGCATCAATTACACAGCATCTTATTAAAGTACACCAATATAACGTAAGCTGCGCAAGCTCTATTTCTCAATATGCGGCGATTGAGGCCGTTAAAAACGGAATGAATGATAGTGAATTTATGAGAAAACAGTATAAAGAACGCCGCGATTTTGTTCTTGAACGTTTACAACATATAGGGATACCAGTCATCATTCCAGAAGGGGCTTTTTATGTTTTTCCTTCAATAAAAGCTTCAGGATTGTCGTCTTTTGATTTTGCTCTAAAGTTGTTAGAAGAGGAGCAATTGGCGGTAGTACCAGGGGATGCATTTTCATCATTAGGTGAAGGGTATATTCGATTATCGTATGCTTACGCATTAAACGAACTGGAAGAAGCTTTGTTTCGATTAGAGAAATTTTGGAATACGATGATAAAATAAACTTAAAAAACTCAATTTTGTGTCCTGCAAAATTGAGTTTTTATGATAGGACTTTTTAGTTAGTTTTTATTTATTGTATAGTAGATATTTTTACGTTTCTCTATTGAAATCCACGATTTATTTGATTCCAAACGGGAATGAGTCATATATAGAAGAGCTCTTTCACAATTTAAGTAGTGAGGATTAGAAACAAACCTTTGAGGTCTAGGAAACATAGTGATAAAATAACTGTGAAAACGCTTTTACCCTATCTGTGCATTGTAAAGTGTTATTGCGTACATATTTCGTTAATGGAGGTTAAAGTCATGGCAAATCAATCTATCAGATTGAGTGAAGGATGGTCGCAATTTTACGGACCTAACTTAGGGTACATGCTTGACAAGTACGATGAATATGAAAAAAATCCTCAGTCCGTTGAAGATGAGTTACAAGAATTTTTCAAGCATTGGGGAGCATACAGTGAAAAAACTGATTTAAAGCAGGCTACTATTAAGGAGCCTTCTCCCTTAGCACAAGGAGATCAAGATGGGTATTATAAAGCAATGCAGGCTATAAAGTTGGCAGATTCGATTAGAAGAAATGGCCATCTAATGGCAGACATTTCACCTATTGCTTTAGAAGAAAAACCATCAATTTTAACGTATGCGGATTTTGATCTAACCGAAGAGGATATTAAAAAAATTCCGCCACAACTCATTTCTCCTAATAGTCACCAGTCATTTAATAATGGATTAGAAGCACTTGAGCACCTGAAAGAAACGTATACTAAGCGCTTAGCATTTGAATTTAATCAAGTGCACGATATGGAAGAACGCAGATGGTTGTTCGAAAAAGTAGAATCACGTGATTACTTACCGGAAATTTCTGATGAGAAGCGCCTAGCATTATTTAAACGTCTAAACAAAGTTGAAGGTTTTGAACACTTTATCCATAAAACTTTTAAAGGGCAAAAAAGGTTCTCCATTGAAGGGTTGGACACCATGGTTCCAATGCTTGATGAAATTGTAAGAGAATCTGTAGAGGATGGAACAGAAAAGATTATGGTAGGGATGGCTCATCGTGGTAGATTGAATGTATTGGCTCATGTTTTAGGAAAACCATACGAGATGATTTTTTCTGAATTTCATGATGCACCGAATAAAGATTTAGTGCCATCAGAGGGTTCCGTAGGTATTAACTATGGGTGGACGGGAGATGTTAAATATCATCTAGGTGCTGATCGAGCCATTAAGGAACGACAGACGGATGCAACAATTACGCTAGCTAATAACCCAAGTCATTTGGAATTTGTCAATCCTGTTGTAGAAGGATTTGCTAGAGCAGCTCAAGAGGATCGTTCACAACCTGGTTATCCAAAGCAGACGAAACATAAAGCTTTACCAATATTAATTCATGGCGATGCAGCATTTCCAGGTCAAGGTATCG
The genomic region above belongs to Bacillus sp. A301a_S52 and contains:
- a CDS encoding alpha/beta hydrolase; protein product: MKWAKVVIKHVILISSILIACMLIIISISVYLWQTTDEGRLPAKTAVVLHAINNNLVNLDINIRPPAIVSGGGSGGNPLLREDLVIPVQGDVQIPVRMYRPQGEGPFPILMYYHGGAFIEGYGSLETHDNIIRSLAARTNSIVIAPSYRLAPDYVFPTAVEDSYSAIEWAVEHADSLNGDRERLSVVGDSAGGNIATVMTLMARDRQGPEISSQVLLYPLTTFQDIPLESREIYDSGYYLLSRQVMYLARDLYTPDELMWSHPYTSPLQAEDLSNLPPTLIITAEFDPLRDEGEAYADRLAEFGVPVRATRYRGVMHGFISFYEVMQSGRYGLQETASFLRQVNQGTVDVGDAYNLQVRQPPQGFDRVRDQTEAFAIAAYLIGRSGANLFSTP
- a CDS encoding aminotransferase A, which codes for MEEKLNTNVKAIQISGIRQFFNRVQDFPDAIQLTLGQPDFPTPDHVKVAAKKAIDTNKTTYTPNAGLLELRKYACEFVSKKYSLHYDYETEIIVTNGASQGIDVTMRTILEPGDRVLIPAPVYPAYEPIIRLCGAEPIFIDTTHSAFKLTVSQLKAHMDPKVKAIILPYPSNPTGAVLSENELVNLAEYLQKKDVFVVADEIYSELNYSKVHQSIATIEGMRDKTIVINGLSKSHAMTGWRVGFVFAPASITQHLIKVHQYNVSCASSISQYAAIEAVKNGMNDSEFMRKQYKERRDFVLERLQHIGIPVIIPEGAFYVFPSIKASGLSSFDFALKLLEEEQLAVVPGDAFSSLGEGYIRLSYAYALNELEEALFRLEKFWNTMIK
- a CDS encoding D-alanyl-D-alanine carboxypeptidase; translated protein: MKGVSRFLIIITVIISHLFLPSYPTSTASLSSTSSPFDSEAYVVVDANSGEKLLGENSDTVMYPASITKIVTAIMAIETLDLDETVTISEEAVNADGTRVYLLENEEVTVRQLLYGLMVSSGNDAAIALAEHMAGSVEAFSKDMNEFVKKNIGVSSTHFTNPHGLFNEEHVTTASDMAKISAYAMKNNSFRDLVATESYEWIGEGWETTLYNHHPLLRQLETVIGIKNGYVEKSGFTLVTAAEKGGTELIVVTLNSTTSALGKRDTERLLDYSFKHYETQWVSFEDSLVTPGFIYPEKVGVTTFKNEPVSYDVSNNGFLRIYGSGNRLLGLNSLEPIEIDNKEKKETIPSERGKFGTLLSFEWVFITGFLFV
- a CDS encoding DUF4397 domain-containing protein, which codes for MKTRWLISLSFLVMLLGFASIFPAIAGAEKAEEAKLRIVHASPNTSAVDVYVNKDKIISDMGFKDVSEYLAVEEGSYDIKLYSSGSKPDDSEPVLEENVTVMGGEGYTFAAGGKSSEISLFEFKDELSSSENEAKIRVIHLSPDAPAIDVYSLESPLVKALEYKKASVYETLPEGNYTFDIKPEGQDKAIFNLPNVELKNGKNYTIIGLGLLKGDPAFDMIISQDN